Proteins encoded by one window of Cuniculiplasma divulgatum:
- the pyrE gene encoding orotate phosphoribosyltransferase, with protein sequence MLKELLIEENAVKKGNFTLTSGKQSEYYVDIKDACARPHIMKEIVHEVVKKLNAKVVAGVELGAVPIVIGVSYQMNIPYLIIRKESKHGMKKLIIGNPEKGSEVNIIEDVVTTGNSVLKAVNLLRDNGCIVNRAITVVDREEGGYELLRDNGVELISLVKLKEIFQK encoded by the coding sequence ATGCTTAAAGAACTTCTTATTGAGGAGAATGCTGTAAAAAAAGGGAACTTCACACTTACATCGGGTAAGCAATCTGAATATTACGTTGATATAAAGGATGCGTGTGCTAGGCCCCACATAATGAAGGAAATCGTACATGAAGTGGTTAAGAAACTGAATGCAAAGGTAGTCGCAGGGGTTGAGCTTGGTGCAGTACCTATTGTTATTGGTGTGTCATATCAGATGAACATACCCTATCTTATAATAAGGAAAGAATCAAAACATGGTATGAAGAAACTGATCATAGGGAACCCAGAAAAAGGCTCAGAAGTAAACATAATCGAGGATGTGGTTACAACAGGGAATTCTGTACTCAAGGCAGTTAATCTCCTGAGAGATAATGGATGTATTGTAAACAGGGCGATTACAGTCGTTGACAGGGAGGAAGGAGGTTATGAACTTCTAAGAGACAACGGAGTAGAACTAATATCTCTTGTAAAATTAAAGGAAATATTTCAAAAATAA